Proteins from a genomic interval of Kitasatospora kifunensis:
- a CDS encoding immune inhibitor A domain-containing protein has protein sequence MRTTAAVTSTALIAALGLSLLPTAASAATTAPVAVTDPADAAQVARVEHDLPGPLTEKVVAEQKAATEQLLAGTANVEKHGSSTSVKLGRDKYVELARERTDKIFTILVDFGDQVDTTTKLPDGSTKYGGTPGPAHNKITQPDRATNNSTAWQADYNQQHYQDLYFGKDQPSLKSFYEKQSSGRYSVDGQVSDWVRVPWNEARYGSNFCGAHICANAQDLIVDALNAWVADQKAKGRTDADIKANLAEYDQWDRYGSHHDGNFNQPDGYIDHFQIVHAGEDESAGGGAQGTDALWAHRSYVHGSENGQSGPAGNKLGGVQIGNSGYWVGDYTMQPENGGLGVFAHEYGHDLGLPDLYDTVGPGDNSVGFWSLMSSGSWLGDGKDTIGDKPNDLDVWSKLQLGWLRYDKASAGKESTHHIGPVEFNTKLPQALVVDLPKKTVTTDINTPYAGKSEWWSGSADNLDVTLTRDLDLTGRTSATLTAKAWWELEQDFDFGYAEVSTDGGANWQVLEGTFNGAALPRNAAGKAALTGNTNNTWGQLTFPLDAYAGKRVKLRFHNTTDGGLHLKGLALDDIAVTADGATVFTDGAENGDAGWTANGFSRIGGSFAKDYAQYYLAENRQYVSYDETLKTGPYNFGSASKPNWVEHYAYQPGLLIWLWDTSQSDNNVGSHPGHGLILPIDSHPAPLKWADGTLMRPRMQGYDSTFGSRRTDGLKLHKADVLTSIPRSRGVDEFNDHEKKYWDAADPYSSVIVPDTGTSIEIENESANYLETWIRVRPIN, from the coding sequence ATGAGAACCACCGCCGCGGTCACCAGTACGGCGCTGATCGCCGCGCTCGGCCTGAGCCTGCTTCCGACGGCGGCCAGCGCGGCCACCACCGCTCCCGTCGCGGTCACCGACCCCGCGGACGCCGCCCAGGTGGCCCGGGTCGAACACGACCTGCCGGGACCGCTCACCGAGAAGGTGGTCGCCGAACAGAAGGCCGCCACCGAGCAGTTGCTCGCCGGCACGGCGAACGTCGAGAAGCACGGCAGCAGCACCAGCGTCAAGCTCGGCCGTGACAAGTACGTCGAACTCGCCCGGGAGCGCACCGACAAGATCTTCACGATCCTGGTGGACTTCGGCGACCAGGTGGACACCACCACCAAGCTGCCGGACGGCAGCACCAAGTACGGCGGCACCCCGGGACCGGCCCACAACAAGATCACCCAGCCCGACCGGGCCACCAACAACTCCACGGCCTGGCAGGCCGACTACAACCAGCAGCACTACCAGGACCTGTACTTCGGCAAGGACCAGCCCTCGCTGAAGAGCTTCTACGAGAAGCAGTCCTCGGGCCGCTACTCGGTGGACGGGCAGGTCAGCGACTGGGTGCGGGTGCCCTGGAACGAGGCCAGGTACGGCTCCAACTTCTGCGGCGCGCACATCTGCGCCAACGCGCAGGACCTGATCGTCGACGCACTCAATGCCTGGGTCGCCGACCAGAAGGCCAAGGGGCGCACCGACGCCGACATCAAGGCCAACCTCGCCGAGTACGACCAGTGGGATCGCTACGGATCCCACCACGACGGCAACTTCAACCAGCCCGACGGCTACATCGACCACTTCCAGATCGTGCACGCCGGCGAGGACGAGTCGGCCGGCGGCGGCGCGCAGGGCACGGACGCCCTGTGGGCGCACCGCAGTTACGTGCACGGCTCGGAAAACGGCCAGAGCGGACCGGCCGGCAACAAGCTCGGCGGCGTCCAGATCGGCAACAGCGGCTACTGGGTGGGCGATTACACCATGCAGCCGGAGAACGGCGGCCTTGGTGTCTTCGCCCACGAGTACGGGCACGACCTCGGTCTACCGGACCTGTACGACACGGTCGGCCCGGGTGACAACTCGGTCGGCTTCTGGTCACTGATGTCCTCCGGCTCCTGGCTGGGCGACGGGAAGGACACCATCGGCGACAAGCCGAACGACCTGGACGTCTGGAGCAAGCTGCAACTCGGCTGGCTCCGGTACGACAAGGCCAGCGCGGGCAAGGAGTCCACCCACCACATCGGCCCGGTGGAGTTCAACACCAAACTGCCGCAGGCGCTGGTGGTCGATCTGCCGAAGAAGACCGTCACCACCGACATCAACACCCCGTACGCGGGCAAGAGCGAGTGGTGGAGCGGCAGCGCCGACAACCTCGACGTCACGCTCACCCGCGACCTCGATCTGACCGGTCGCACCTCGGCCACGCTGACGGCCAAGGCCTGGTGGGAGTTGGAGCAGGACTTCGACTTCGGCTACGCCGAGGTGTCCACCGATGGTGGCGCCAACTGGCAGGTCCTGGAAGGGACTTTCAACGGTGCCGCGCTGCCGAGGAACGCCGCCGGCAAGGCCGCGCTGACCGGCAACACGAACAACACCTGGGGACAGCTCACCTTCCCGCTCGACGCCTACGCCGGAAAGCGGGTGAAGCTCCGCTTCCACAACACCACCGACGGCGGCCTGCACCTCAAGGGCCTGGCGCTGGACGACATCGCCGTGACCGCGGACGGTGCCACCGTCTTCACCGACGGCGCCGAGAACGGCGACGCCGGCTGGACGGCGAACGGCTTCTCGCGGATCGGCGGCAGCTTCGCCAAGGACTACGCCCAGTACTACCTGGCCGAGAACCGTCAGTACGTCTCGTACGACGAGACCCTGAAGACCGGCCCGTACAACTTCGGTTCCGCGAGCAAGCCCAACTGGGTCGAGCACTACGCCTACCAGCCCGGACTGCTGATCTGGCTCTGGGACACCTCGCAGAGCGACAACAACGTCGGCAGCCACCCGGGCCACGGCCTGATCCTGCCGATCGACTCGCACCCCGCCCCGCTCAAGTGGGCCGACGGCACCCTGATGCGCCCGCGCATGCAGGGCTACGACTCCACCTTCGGCTCGCGGCGTACCGACGGCCTCAAGCTGCACAAGGCCGACGTGCTGACCAGCATCCCGCGCTCGCGCGGCGTGGACGAGTTCAACGACCACGAGAAGAAGTACTGGGACGCCGCCGACCCGTACAGCAGCGTGATCGTGCCGGACACGGGCACCAGCATCGAGATCGAGAACGAGAGCGCGAACTACCTGGAGACCTGGATCCGGGTGCGCCCGATCAACTGA
- a CDS encoding MsnO8 family LLM class oxidoreductase, producing the protein MTTATSALRLSVLDRSRIRQGQPPAQALRETVAFAQQTERFGYHRFWVSEHHGVPGVAGSAPTVLAAAVAAATSRIRVGTGGVMLPNHQPMIVAEQFGVLAALFPDRIDMGLGRSVAFTDGVRRALGREKDAADHFAEQLTELLGYFDTARSTHPEVHARPAEGLQVPAFVLATGAGADIAAEAGLPLVIGGLRGEKAMLTAIDRYRDRFRPSPQAAAPYVVVSGTVAVAETTAAAQDLLVSEAWSSAYARTHGEFPPLAPVAEILARELSPRERAAYQQALDGHIAGTPTQAAAALGALMRRTGADEFLVTTSTYDRTALLDSYRLLAQAVGLAQDLT; encoded by the coding sequence GTGACTACTGCGACCTCGGCTCTCCGGCTCTCGGTGCTGGACCGTTCCCGGATCAGGCAGGGGCAGCCGCCGGCGCAGGCACTGCGCGAGACGGTGGCCTTCGCCCAGCAGACGGAGCGGTTCGGCTACCACCGGTTCTGGGTCTCGGAGCACCACGGCGTGCCGGGGGTGGCGGGCTCGGCGCCCACCGTGCTGGCCGCGGCGGTGGCGGCGGCCACCAGCCGGATCCGGGTCGGCACCGGCGGCGTGATGCTGCCCAACCACCAACCGATGATCGTCGCCGAGCAGTTCGGGGTGCTCGCCGCGCTCTTTCCCGACCGGATCGACATGGGGCTCGGCCGCTCGGTGGCGTTCACCGACGGTGTCCGCCGAGCGCTGGGCCGGGAGAAGGACGCCGCCGACCACTTCGCCGAGCAACTGACCGAGTTGCTGGGCTACTTCGACACCGCGCGAAGCACCCACCCCGAGGTTCACGCCCGCCCCGCCGAGGGCCTTCAGGTGCCGGCCTTCGTGCTGGCCACCGGCGCGGGCGCCGACATCGCCGCCGAGGCCGGTCTGCCCTTGGTGATCGGGGGCCTGCGCGGGGAGAAGGCGATGCTGACCGCCATCGACCGCTACCGCGACCGGTTCCGCCCTTCCCCCCAGGCCGCGGCCCCGTACGTGGTCGTCTCCGGCACGGTGGCGGTGGCCGAGACGACAGCGGCCGCCCAGGACCTGCTGGTCTCCGAGGCCTGGTCGAGCGCCTACGCCCGCACCCACGGGGAGTTCCCGCCGCTCGCCCCGGTGGCCGAGATCCTGGCGCGGGAGCTGAGCCCGCGCGAGCGCGCCGCCTACCAGCAGGCACTCGACGGGCACATCGCCGGGACGCCGACGCAGGCCGCGGCCGCCCTCGGCGCCCTGATGCGGCGCACCGGGGCCGACGAGTTCCTCGTCACCACCAGTACCTACGACCGCACCGCGCTCCTTGACTCCTACCGGCTGCTGGCCCAAGCGGTGGGCCTGGCCCAGGATCTGACCTGA
- the lepB gene encoding signal peptidase I: MPEDPRSTDAPPQAEAAAEAEAVPPEPGRARRKPRKPRPFWQELPILVGIALVLALVIKTFFLQAFSIPSPSMQNTLQPGDRILVDKLTPWFGAEPGRGEVVVFHDPGGWLEGPNKKQNVVQEALSFIGLMPSGDEKDLVKRVIAVGGDTVECRGTGPVLVNGKALDDNYIYPGNTPCSSDHPFGPIKVPKGRLWMMGDHRQDSADSRYHQDIDGGTVSVNQVVGRAIVVAWPVNRWATLPIPGTFQQNFASTAAGVAPPALAVAGVLPIAWRRRRRGARG, translated from the coding sequence ATGCCGGAGGATCCCAGATCCACGGATGCACCGCCGCAGGCAGAGGCAGCCGCCGAAGCGGAGGCGGTACCGCCGGAGCCCGGCAGGGCGCGGCGCAAGCCGCGCAAGCCGCGCCCCTTCTGGCAGGAGCTGCCGATCCTCGTCGGCATCGCCCTGGTCCTCGCGCTGGTGATCAAGACCTTCTTCCTGCAGGCCTTCTCCATCCCGTCCCCCTCGATGCAGAACACCCTGCAGCCGGGAGACCGGATCCTGGTGGACAAACTGACGCCGTGGTTCGGCGCCGAGCCGGGGCGTGGCGAGGTGGTGGTCTTCCATGACCCGGGCGGCTGGCTGGAGGGGCCGAACAAGAAGCAGAACGTCGTGCAGGAGGCGCTCAGCTTCATCGGGCTGATGCCCTCGGGTGACGAGAAGGACCTGGTCAAGCGGGTCATCGCGGTCGGTGGGGACACCGTCGAATGCCGCGGGACCGGGCCGGTGCTGGTCAACGGCAAGGCACTTGACGACAACTACATCTATCCGGGGAACACGCCGTGCAGCAGTGACCATCCGTTCGGTCCGATCAAGGTGCCCAAGGGCCGGCTCTGGATGATGGGCGATCACCGGCAGGATTCGGCGGATTCCCGCTATCACCAGGACATCGACGGTGGCACGGTCTCGGTGAACCAGGTGGTGGGACGGGCGATCGTGGTGGCCTGGCCGGTCAACCGCTGGGCCACACTGCCGATCCCGGGCACCTTCCAGCAGAACTTCGCGAGCACCGCGGCCGGGGTGGCGCCGCCCGCCCTCGCCGTCGCGGGCGTGCTGCCGATCGCCTGGCGGCGGCGTCGGCGTGGCGCGCGAGGATGA
- a CDS encoding AfsR/SARP family transcriptional regulator gives MPAGARRGLRFNILGPLEGWEDGRRLRLGGTIRERVLVTLLLETGKVLPVSRLVAAVWAEDPPATASHQVRKAVAELRRSMLDGGEVLVTDGPGYRAALGDGQLDLTEFGALVRAARQAALAGRPAEAVEALRGALALWRGPVLSGAGGPVIEAAATALDEHRLAAAEQLFELRLGLGESAELVVDLRQLVHQHPLRETLRGQLMLALYRSGRQAEALEEYGRVRELLVEELGIDPGPSLARIHQGILRDSPELAAVALPSAVPVPVPALVPSSAASLPADPSSAVPLALTDDPLPVVHPVTPADSPSTLPYDLADFTGRDRELRELLACAQQEGEPRTRIVAIDGMGGSGKTSLAVRAAHRLAGAYPDGQLHIDLRGHAPGEPPVSAGTALHTLLRALGLPGDRIPEDVSARTALWRATLVGRRLLLLLDNAADAAAVRPLLPSSPGCLVLVTSRARLVDLDGARWISIDVLAPEESASLVTEILGAARIAAEPEAAAELARLCGHLPLALRIATARLRNRPRWTLRYLADRLRDETRRLDELSSGERSVAATLRLSYQTLDEQSRSAFRLLALHPGGDLDVYSAAALLGSAARSAESVLELLLDVHLLQQPEIGLYTFHDLVRSFAQSLRGGPTEAADAAAVERLLDYYLTATEAACEQLFPGRRSRPTGIPASSAELPGLADTAGAQAWFTREHAALRSAVALAERHGYDRHTVCLARNVMFQLNARGHLDEFQALGRIAVTAARRLGDLALLGVSLANLGVACWKLGHFTEGIEVAQEARDVAARLGDRHTEAHSESTLGLYKSLLGRFAEALTHLTRAVAHERELGSIRAEAESLTLLSALYEQWGRYREAAEAARRAVELGRQLGRHENELVALTDLAFALLGLGDYAEAAQCLGQARELCDETKEPGQVALALALSAEVADRLGCPEQAAGHLDRALALIGSSSSPLRRAKVENTAGRLLHRRGEHASALALHRHAHELAAAIDYRTEEAYALAGLAQAAQALGEPGAADHRVAAERLFTALGVPADRRRG, from the coding sequence GGTGCTGGTCACCGACGGCCCCGGCTACCGGGCGGCACTCGGCGACGGGCAGTTGGACCTGACCGAGTTCGGCGCCCTGGTCCGCGCCGCCCGGCAGGCCGCGCTGGCGGGACGGCCCGCCGAGGCCGTCGAAGCCCTGCGCGGCGCGCTCGCGCTCTGGCGCGGTCCGGTCCTCTCGGGCGCCGGAGGGCCGGTGATCGAAGCCGCAGCGACCGCGCTGGACGAGCACCGACTGGCCGCCGCCGAGCAGCTCTTCGAGCTCAGGCTGGGCCTGGGCGAGAGCGCCGAGCTGGTGGTCGACCTGCGTCAACTCGTCCACCAGCACCCGCTGCGCGAGACCCTGCGCGGCCAGCTGATGCTCGCCCTCTACCGCTCGGGGCGGCAGGCCGAGGCGCTGGAGGAGTACGGCAGGGTCCGCGAGCTGCTGGTCGAGGAGCTCGGCATCGATCCCGGGCCGAGCCTGGCCCGGATCCACCAGGGCATCCTGCGTGACAGCCCCGAACTGGCCGCTGTCGCCCTCCCGTCGGCTGTCCCCGTCCCCGTCCCCGCCCTCGTCCCGTCCAGTGCCGCCTCGCTGCCCGCCGACCCGTCGTCAGCCGTGCCCCTCGCGCTCACCGACGACCCGCTGCCGGTCGTACACCCGGTCACGCCCGCCGACTCGCCCAGCACCCTGCCCTACGATCTCGCGGACTTCACCGGACGCGACCGCGAGCTGCGCGAACTGCTCGCCTGCGCGCAGCAGGAGGGCGAACCGCGGACCCGGATCGTGGCCATCGACGGCATGGGCGGCAGCGGCAAGACGTCCCTGGCCGTGCGGGCCGCGCACCGACTGGCCGGCGCCTACCCGGACGGACAGCTCCACATCGACCTGCGCGGCCACGCCCCCGGCGAACCGCCCGTCAGCGCCGGCACTGCCCTGCACACCCTGCTGCGGGCGCTCGGCCTGCCCGGCGACCGGATACCCGAGGACGTGTCGGCCCGCACCGCGCTGTGGCGGGCGACGCTGGTCGGTCGGCGCCTGCTCCTGCTGCTCGACAACGCCGCCGACGCCGCCGCGGTGCGGCCACTGCTGCCCAGCTCACCCGGCTGCCTGGTGCTGGTCACCAGCCGGGCCCGCCTGGTGGATCTCGACGGGGCGCGGTGGATCTCGATCGACGTGCTGGCGCCCGAGGAGAGCGCGAGCCTGGTCACCGAGATCCTCGGCGCGGCCCGGATCGCCGCCGAGCCCGAGGCGGCCGCCGAACTCGCCAGGCTCTGCGGTCATCTTCCGCTCGCCCTGCGGATCGCCACCGCGCGACTGCGCAACCGCCCGCGCTGGACCCTGCGCTACCTGGCCGACCGGCTGCGCGACGAGACCCGGCGGCTGGACGAACTCAGCTCGGGCGAACGCAGCGTGGCCGCGACCCTGCGGCTGTCCTACCAGACCCTGGACGAGCAGAGCCGCTCGGCGTTCCGGCTGCTGGCCCTGCACCCCGGCGGCGACCTGGACGTCTACTCGGCCGCCGCGCTGCTGGGCTCTGCGGCCCGGTCCGCGGAATCGGTGCTGGAGCTGCTGCTCGACGTCCACCTGCTCCAGCAGCCGGAGATCGGCCTCTACACCTTTCACGACCTGGTGCGCAGCTTCGCCCAGAGCTTGCGCGGCGGGCCGACCGAGGCGGCGGACGCGGCCGCGGTGGAGCGGCTGCTCGACTACTACCTGACAGCCACCGAAGCGGCCTGCGAGCAGCTGTTCCCCGGCCGGCGCAGCCGCCCGACCGGGATCCCCGCGTCCAGCGCCGAACTGCCCGGCCTCGCCGACACCGCCGGGGCGCAGGCCTGGTTCACCAGGGAGCACGCCGCGCTGCGTTCGGCCGTCGCGCTGGCCGAACGGCACGGCTACGACCGGCACACCGTGTGCCTTGCCCGCAACGTGATGTTCCAGCTCAACGCGCGCGGGCACCTGGACGAGTTCCAGGCGCTGGGCCGGATCGCGGTCACCGCGGCGCGCCGACTGGGAGACCTGGCCCTGCTCGGGGTGAGCCTGGCCAACCTCGGTGTCGCCTGCTGGAAGCTGGGCCACTTCACCGAGGGCATCGAGGTGGCCCAGGAGGCCCGTGACGTCGCCGCCCGGCTGGGTGACCGGCACACCGAGGCGCACAGCGAGAGCACGCTCGGCCTGTACAAGAGCCTGCTGGGCCGCTTCGCCGAGGCGCTGACCCACCTGACCCGGGCGGTCGCCCACGAACGGGAACTGGGCTCGATCCGCGCCGAGGCCGAGAGCCTCACCCTGCTCAGCGCGCTGTACGAGCAGTGGGGGCGCTACCGTGAGGCCGCCGAGGCGGCCCGCCGCGCGGTCGAGCTCGGTCGGCAACTGGGCCGGCACGAGAACGAACTGGTGGCGCTGACCGATCTGGCCTTCGCCCTGCTGGGCCTGGGCGACTACGCCGAGGCCGCGCAGTGCCTGGGCCAGGCGCGGGAGTTGTGCGACGAGACGAAGGAACCCGGGCAGGTCGCGCTGGCGTTGGCCCTGTCGGCCGAGGTCGCCGATCGGCTCGGCTGCCCGGAGCAGGCCGCGGGCCACCTGGACCGCGCGTTGGCGCTGATCGGGTCGAGCTCCTCGCCGCTGCGCCGGGCGAAGGTGGAGAACACGGCAGGGCGGCTGCTGCACCGGCGCGGCGAGCACGCCTCGGCGCTGGCCCTGCATCGCCACGCGCACGAACTCGCCGCGGCGATCGACTACCGCACCGAGGAGGCCTACGCGCTGGCCGGCCTGGCCCAGGCGGCCCAGGCGCTGGGCGAGCCGGGCGCGGCCGACCACCGGGTGGCCGCCGAGCGGCTGTTCACGGCGCTGGGGGTGCCGGCGGACCGTCGGCGCGGCTGA